From a region of the uncultured Desulfovibrio sp. genome:
- a CDS encoding FprA family A-type flavoprotein, whose translation MQPVEIKKDIFWVGFVDYDHRDFHGYSRSPDGSTYNAYLIKDEKNVLLDTVASGCEGTLLCRMAQVLEPEKIDYIICNHMELDHAGALEAIIERCKPEKIFVSQTGLKSMAGYFDCKNWPVQAVKSGDSINIGKRTIVFQETRMLHWPDSMVSYIPEDKLLVSNDIFGQNIASSARFVDEFGDDGEYTRRVKEYYFNIVLPYSPMVLKTLPVVEKLDIDMIAPDHGLIHRGEKAVRGIIDMYRAMAEQKPQQRALVFYDTMWQSTETMAYAICSGLEENGVPTRIMSVKQNHHSAVMTELADCGAVIAGSPTHNNTVLPLVAAQLTYMKGLRPLNRIGGAFGSYGWSGEGPKYLHEQLASMNMEMPAEPVKCNWRPDHEALKACHQMGVTIAEALKKKCQG comes from the coding sequence ATGCAGCCAGTAGAAATAAAAAAAGATATTTTCTGGGTCGGCTTTGTCGACTACGATCACAGGGATTTTCACGGTTATTCCCGCTCGCCTGACGGTTCGACCTACAACGCCTACCTGATCAAGGACGAAAAAAACGTCCTGCTTGATACCGTCGCCTCGGGCTGCGAGGGCACCCTGCTGTGCCGCATGGCCCAGGTGCTTGAGCCGGAAAAAATCGACTACATCATCTGCAACCACATGGAACTGGACCACGCAGGCGCGCTGGAAGCCATTATTGAGCGCTGCAAGCCGGAAAAGATTTTTGTGTCGCAGACCGGCCTCAAATCCATGGCTGGCTACTTTGACTGCAAAAACTGGCCCGTGCAGGCCGTGAAAAGCGGCGACAGCATCAACATCGGCAAGCGCACCATCGTATTTCAGGAAACCCGCATGCTGCACTGGCCCGACAGCATGGTTTCTTACATTCCTGAAGACAAGCTGCTGGTCAGCAACGACATTTTTGGCCAGAACATCGCCAGCTCTGCCCGCTTTGTTGATGAATTCGGCGACGACGGCGAGTACACGCGCCGCGTCAAGGAATACTACTTCAACATCGTGCTGCCCTACTCCCCCATGGTTCTCAAGACCCTGCCCGTGGTGGAAAAACTTGATATCGACATGATTGCCCCTGACCACGGCCTCATCCACAGGGGTGAAAAGGCCGTGCGCGGCATCATCGACATGTATCGCGCCATGGCCGAGCAGAAGCCCCAGCAGCGCGCGCTCGTTTTTTACGACACCATGTGGCAGTCCACAGAAACCATGGCCTACGCCATTTGCAGCGGCCTGGAAGAAAACGGCGTTCCCACGCGCATTATGAGCGTGAAGCAGAACCACCACAGCGCCGTCATGACCGAACTGGCCGACTGCGGTGCGGTTATTGCCGGTTCGCCCACCCACAACAACACCGTGCTGCCGCTCGTAGCCGCCCAGCTCACCTATATGAAGGGCCTGCGCCCCCTGAACCGCATTGGCGGCGCGTTCGGCTCCTACGGCTGGTCGGGCGAAGGCCCCAAGTATCTGCACGAACAGCTTGCCTCCATGAACATGGAAATGCCCGCTGAACCCGTGAAGTGCAACTGGCGGCCTGATCACGAGGCCCTCAAGGCCTGCCACCAGATGGGCGTCACCATTGCCGAGGCCCTCAAAAAGAAATGCCAGGGTTAA
- a CDS encoding tRNA (adenine-N1)-methyltransferase, producing MIPFGTLVVYVTPKGRRYVKRLVEGQDWHSNDGTLVSADVAQADLGSVVYTNQNVPIQVMEATLYDRLKGLKRQTQIIYPKDIAYICLRLGAGPGRTIIEAGCGSGGLTTGLSWFCGPTGHVVSHEAREEFMKLARRNLEWAGVGENVELHNRDVAEGFAVTGADALFLDVRTPWEYLDHALAAVRPGASFGFLLPTVDQVSKLLLGLERGPFADVEVCEILIRRWKPVADRLRPEDRMTAHTGFLVFARQQNRSADFDSRKPMGTRERKQEAARQARLGLTDEAPEAPEGDME from the coding sequence ATGATTCCCTTCGGTACGCTTGTCGTCTATGTAACCCCCAAGGGCCGCCGCTATGTCAAACGCCTCGTTGAAGGCCAGGACTGGCACAGCAACGATGGCACCCTTGTTTCCGCCGATGTGGCGCAGGCCGATCTTGGCTCTGTGGTCTACACCAACCAGAATGTGCCCATTCAGGTGATGGAAGCCACCCTGTATGACCGCCTCAAGGGCCTCAAGCGTCAGACGCAGATCATCTACCCCAAGGATATCGCCTATATCTGCCTGCGCCTCGGCGCCGGGCCTGGCCGTACCATCATTGAGGCGGGCTGCGGTTCCGGCGGCCTGACCACGGGGCTTTCGTGGTTTTGCGGCCCTACCGGACACGTGGTGAGCCACGAGGCCCGCGAGGAATTCATGAAGCTGGCGCGCCGCAACCTTGAGTGGGCGGGCGTAGGCGAAAATGTGGAGCTGCACAACCGCGATGTGGCCGAAGGATTTGCCGTAACTGGCGCGGACGCGCTGTTCCTTGATGTGCGCACTCCCTGGGAATACCTCGACCACGCCCTGGCCGCTGTGCGCCCCGGTGCAAGCTTCGGCTTTTTGCTGCCCACGGTGGATCAGGTGAGCAAGCTGCTGCTGGGCCTTGAGCGCGGCCCCTTTGCCGATGTGGAAGTGTGCGAGATTCTTATTCGCCGCTGGAAGCCCGTGGCTGACCGCCTGCGCCCCGAAGACCGCATGACAGCCCACACGGGTTTTCTGGTTTTTGCCCGCCAGCAGAATCGCAGCGCGGATTTTGATTCGCGCAAGCCCATGGGCACACGTGAGCGCAAGCAGGAAGCCGCCCGTCAGGCCCGCCTTGGCCTGACTGACGAAGCCCCTGAAGCTCCTGAGGGTGATATGGAATGA
- the ade gene encoding adenine deaminase — MKHRIYMAAGSEPADILITNARVVDVFSGLVRQDSVAIGDGVFLGFGQREAREVVDAQGAYLLPGFIDAHIHLESSMVTPARFAEMALPHGTTSVVADPHELANVCGTAALRFLLASAQTLPLSIFLALPSCVPATPFEDSGAVLQAKDLAPFMDDPHVASLGEMMNYPGVLSGDPEVLEKIALSRSRRKPVDGHAPALLGRELDAYLCTGIANTHECTTAEEFHQNLMRGCRIFLRDGSAARNLPALAPLVTPGNCHRCAFCCDDRHASELLTAGHMDEVLRKAVALGMDPVTAVRLCTLNAAEAEGLQGKGAIAPGYDADCVLVDDLASFNVRMTFAGGRQIAAEGRMLTLLADPPLNDLTNTVRLAPLPDEVFALPLPSGRARVIRLHPGSLVTDAEEHDVTCTNGLFDARQTDGLCKLAVVERHKATGKVGVGILAGYGLRNAAVATSVSHDSHNIVVCGDNDADMLAAVRRVAAMGGGIAVASEGRILEELPLPVAGLMTHEAPETVVRALDAIHGLLHGHGIPANVAPLMALSFMALPVIPSLKLTARGLFSVADWRFVSVDAAARH; from the coding sequence ATGAAGCACCGCATCTACATGGCCGCCGGAAGCGAACCGGCGGATATACTCATCACAAACGCCAGAGTTGTTGATGTTTTTTCCGGTCTGGTGCGGCAGGATTCCGTAGCCATCGGAGACGGCGTTTTTCTGGGGTTCGGCCAGCGCGAAGCCCGCGAAGTGGTGGATGCCCAGGGGGCCTATCTGCTGCCCGGTTTCATCGATGCCCACATTCATCTGGAATCCAGCATGGTCACTCCGGCGCGCTTTGCCGAAATGGCCCTGCCCCACGGCACCACATCCGTGGTGGCCGACCCGCACGAACTGGCAAACGTATGCGGCACCGCGGCCTTGCGCTTCTTGCTTGCCAGCGCCCAAACCCTGCCCCTGAGCATCTTTCTGGCACTGCCTTCATGCGTTCCGGCCACACCTTTTGAAGACAGCGGCGCTGTGCTGCAAGCCAAAGACCTGGCACCCTTCATGGACGACCCGCACGTTGCCTCGCTGGGCGAGATGATGAACTACCCCGGCGTGCTCAGCGGAGACCCGGAAGTGCTGGAAAAGATTGCCCTGAGCCGTTCACGGCGCAAGCCCGTTGACGGACACGCCCCGGCCCTGCTGGGCAGGGAACTCGACGCCTACCTGTGCACGGGCATTGCCAATACGCACGAATGCACCACGGCTGAAGAATTTCACCAGAACCTCATGCGCGGTTGCCGCATCTTTTTGCGTGACGGCTCCGCAGCGCGCAACCTGCCTGCGCTGGCCCCGCTGGTCACGCCCGGCAACTGCCACCGCTGCGCCTTCTGCTGCGACGACCGCCACGCCTCCGAGCTGCTGACGGCGGGCCATATGGATGAAGTGCTGCGCAAGGCCGTGGCTCTGGGCATGGATCCCGTCACCGCCGTACGCCTGTGCACCCTCAACGCCGCCGAGGCCGAGGGACTGCAAGGCAAGGGCGCCATTGCCCCCGGCTATGACGCCGACTGCGTGCTGGTTGACGATCTGGCGTCCTTCAATGTGCGCATGACCTTTGCGGGCGGGAGGCAGATCGCCGCAGAAGGCCGCATGCTCACCTTGTTGGCAGATCCGCCACTGAACGACCTGACCAATACGGTGCGGCTTGCGCCCCTGCCGGATGAAGTGTTTGCGCTGCCCCTGCCATCGGGCCGTGCGCGGGTTATCCGCCTGCATCCCGGCTCGCTGGTGACGGATGCCGAAGAGCACGATGTCACCTGCACCAATGGACTTTTTGACGCCCGCCAGACCGATGGCCTGTGCAAGCTGGCCGTTGTGGAACGCCACAAGGCCACGGGCAAGGTGGGCGTGGGCATCCTGGCCGGATACGGCCTGCGCAACGCGGCAGTGGCAACCTCTGTAAGCCACGACTCGCACAATATTGTGGTCTGCGGCGATAACGATGCAGACATGCTGGCCGCCGTGCGCCGCGTGGCTGCCATGGGCGGCGGCATCGCCGTTGCAAGCGAGGGCCGTATTCTGGAGGAGCTGCCCCTGCCCGTGGCCGGGCTGATGACCCACGAAGCCCCGGAAACTGTTGTACGCGCGCTGGATGCCATCCACGGTCTGCTGCACGGGCACGGAATTCCGGCCAATGTGGCTCCGCTCATGGCTCTGAGCTTCATGGCCCTGCCCGTGATTCCCTCACTCAAGCTGACCGCGCGCGGTCTTTTTTCCGTTGCCGACTGGCGCTTTGTTTCGGTAGACGCGGCAGCGCGGCACTGA
- a CDS encoding multidrug efflux SMR transporter, producing MNPWVALIAAGLCEIGWPLGFKVAQTAPAWRMAAISLSVASMALSGWLLFLAQKQIPMGTAYAVWTGIGAAGTFILGVAVFGDALNWGRALGVAMIIGGVVVLKAMTP from the coding sequence ATGAATCCCTGGGTAGCGCTCATTGCAGCGGGATTGTGCGAAATAGGCTGGCCCCTCGGATTCAAGGTGGCGCAAACAGCACCCGCATGGCGAATGGCAGCTATCTCGCTTTCCGTTGCCAGCATGGCCCTGAGCGGCTGGCTGCTCTTTCTGGCTCAAAAGCAGATCCCCATGGGCACGGCCTACGCCGTGTGGACGGGGATAGGCGCGGCGGGGACATTCATTCTTGGCGTTGCTGTGTTTGGCGACGCCCTCAACTGGGGCCGAGCGCTGGGCGTTGCCATGATTATCGGCGGCGTTGTTGTGCTGAAAGCAATGACGCCCTGA
- a CDS encoding DJ-1/PfpI family protein, which yields MHQNIQRRLQPLALLLALLAAFWPIGVQAQAGQASAQVENGDMYDAVPKPASRHLTLGVLLFPGFEMLDAYGPMEMWGSLKNAPTRFWGEESDRVDIRLVTVAAQKGAVASNQGPKTLAEYSYADAPALDYLLVPGGIGVIPLLQDKATLSWVRAQAKNTKLVMSVCNGASLLAAAGLLDGRLATTNKMAFKASIAPGPKVRWVAKARWVDGGSVVTSSGVSAGMDMTIAVIARLFGQPLSDWVALVTEYEPHRDPSWDPFAAKAGLAE from the coding sequence ATGCACCAGAATATTCAGCGACGTCTGCAACCACTGGCCCTTTTGTTGGCGCTGCTTGCAGCGTTCTGGCCCATTGGCGTGCAGGCGCAAGCCGGGCAAGCATCCGCTCAGGTGGAAAATGGCGATATGTATGATGCCGTTCCCAAGCCTGCCTCAAGACATCTGACACTTGGCGTTTTGCTCTTCCCCGGATTTGAAATGCTGGATGCCTACGGCCCCATGGAAATGTGGGGCAGCCTCAAAAACGCCCCTACCAGGTTTTGGGGAGAAGAATCAGACCGTGTGGACATCAGGCTCGTGACTGTGGCAGCGCAGAAGGGGGCGGTGGCTTCCAATCAGGGGCCAAAAACACTGGCGGAGTACAGCTATGCTGACGCCCCTGCGCTGGACTATCTGCTTGTCCCTGGCGGCATAGGCGTCATCCCCTTGTTGCAGGACAAAGCAACCCTGAGCTGGGTACGGGCGCAGGCCAAAAACACCAAGCTCGTCATGTCTGTGTGCAACGGGGCTTCGCTGCTTGCCGCCGCAGGGCTGTTGGACGGCAGACTCGCCACCACCAACAAGATGGCGTTCAAGGCTTCCATTGCCCCGGGGCCCAAGGTGCGATGGGTCGCCAAGGCCCGTTGGGTTGACGGCGGTTCTGTAGTGACGTCGTCGGGAGTTTCTGCCGGTATGGACATGACCATTGCGGTCATAGCCCGCCTGTTCGGTCAGCCGCTGAGCGACTGGGTGGCGCTTGTGACGGAGTACGAGCCCCACCGTGACCCTTCCTGGGATCCTTTTGCCGCAAAGGCTGGGTTGGCGGAATAG
- a CDS encoding CBS and ACT domain-containing protein: MPVQNWMTTDVVSVGPDTSLLKVGKLMKDHHIRRIPVVDENGQVVGIISDRDVRDASPSKATTLDMYEMHYLLAELKAKNIMTAKPITVKPTDTVEQAALIMLDNKVGGLPVVDDSGKLVGIISDHDVFKALVDITGARMGGLQFAIELPDQPGTARPLFDLLRAHNARLLSVLTVSNADGNRHLFIRVRDLENSKAEQELMDGVGKLGKVLYCQH, from the coding sequence ATGCCTGTACAGAATTGGATGACCACCGATGTTGTCAGCGTTGGCCCCGATACATCGCTGCTCAAAGTGGGCAAGCTCATGAAGGATCACCACATCCGCCGCATCCCGGTTGTTGATGAAAACGGTCAGGTCGTTGGCATTATTTCTGACCGCGACGTGCGCGACGCCTCCCCCTCCAAGGCCACCACGCTCGACATGTACGAAATGCACTATCTGCTGGCCGAGCTGAAGGCCAAAAACATTATGACGGCCAAGCCCATCACCGTCAAACCGACCGACACTGTCGAGCAGGCAGCCCTGATCATGCTGGACAACAAGGTTGGCGGCTTGCCCGTGGTGGACGACAGCGGCAAGCTTGTGGGCATCATTTCTGACCACGATGTTTTCAAGGCTCTGGTCGACATCACCGGCGCACGCATGGGCGGCTTGCAGTTTGCCATAGAATTGCCCGACCAGCCCGGCACGGCGCGCCCCCTGTTTGACCTGCTGCGCGCGCACAATGCCCGTTTGCTCTCGGTGCTGACCGTCTCCAATGCCGATGGCAACCGCCACCTGTTCATCCGTGTGCGCGACCTTGAAAATTCCAAGGCCGAGCAGGAACTTATGGACGGAGTCGGCAAGCTCGGCAAAGTGCTCTATTGCCAGCACTAA
- a CDS encoding penicillin-binding protein 1A: MKIRLSLKKCALWFMGIVIVCGLLGGGAVTMLFYWASRDLPDLNRIAEYKQPQATVVLARDGSTLGTLYHEKRFVIGLKDMSRYLPMSFLAAEDDAFYRHMGIDPVAIARAAINNFRKGRQGEGGSTITQQLIKQLLLTSERSYTRKMKEAILAYQLERNFTKDQILTIYLNQIYLGEHAFGVESAARTYFGKHASDITLAESAVIAGLPKAPSSYNPFRRPEEAKNRQMYVLGRLRDLKWITQAEYDQAVAEPLVYWSMPEGMGGAAQWYLEEARRLLVEFFTESNLRALGVETTKYGADYVYEAGLTVQTAMDPAHQTAAGAALRRGLEDLDKRQGWRGPVEQLDSAKQKEFLAKNQFSPLDLAGGDWVKALVTAVDTKEVKVALGQGYTGIVPVSAMSWARKPNPKVAAANAPAIKDPRQVVAVGDVIWVSAEEITVTETNAKGRKEQKTIPFDSSAVKKNTPIHLRLQQDPLVQGAIASVEPQSGDVVALIGGYQFGDSHFNRATQARRQPGSSFKPVVYSTAMDFGFTPASTVLDAPFVYVNPYTNEVWRPSNYEHNYKGELPLHTALALSRNTCTVRVAQQVGIANVVQRAKALGLEPHFPQELAISLGAVAVSPLNLTQAYAAFANQGLGVRPRIITSISDPQGRVLYRQEVEHWQAVSPQNAYIMDTLLKEVVNSGTGGRAKIEGRIIAGKTGTTNDERDAWFMGFSPYLVTGVYVGYDQVQSLGRLEQGGRTAAPIFRYYRSEVEDRYPKDDFVMPEGIVMADGLAFKADQPMQGASATSPTTADGTAVDTSEGGEDLMRQMF, from the coding sequence ATGAAAATTCGTCTGTCCCTGAAAAAATGCGCCCTCTGGTTTATGGGCATCGTTATAGTCTGCGGCCTTCTGGGCGGCGGTGCGGTGACCATGCTTTTTTACTGGGCCTCGCGCGACCTGCCCGACCTGAACCGTATCGCCGAATACAAGCAGCCGCAGGCTACTGTCGTTCTGGCGCGCGACGGTTCAACCCTTGGTACCCTCTATCACGAAAAGCGCTTTGTCATTGGACTCAAGGACATGTCGCGCTATCTGCCCATGTCTTTTCTGGCTGCGGAAGACGACGCGTTCTACAGGCACATGGGTATTGACCCCGTAGCCATCGCGCGCGCCGCCATCAACAACTTCCGCAAGGGGCGTCAGGGTGAGGGCGGCAGCACCATTACACAGCAGCTCATCAAGCAATTGCTGCTCACATCCGAGCGCAGCTATACCCGCAAGATGAAAGAGGCCATTCTGGCCTATCAGCTTGAAAGGAACTTCACCAAGGATCAGATCCTTACCATATATCTGAACCAGATATACCTAGGTGAACACGCCTTTGGCGTGGAGTCGGCTGCCCGTACCTATTTTGGCAAGCACGCCTCTGACATCACCCTGGCCGAAAGCGCCGTCATCGCGGGCCTGCCCAAGGCCCCCAGTTCTTACAATCCCTTCCGCAGGCCGGAAGAAGCCAAGAACCGGCAGATGTACGTGCTTGGCCGTCTGCGCGACCTCAAATGGATCACCCAGGCCGAGTATGATCAGGCCGTGGCCGAGCCGCTGGTCTACTGGAGCATGCCCGAGGGCATGGGCGGTGCGGCGCAGTGGTATCTTGAAGAAGCCCGCCGCCTGCTGGTGGAATTTTTTACGGAATCCAACCTCCGCGCTCTGGGGGTGGAAACCACCAAGTACGGTGCGGATTACGTGTATGAAGCGGGCCTGACCGTGCAAACCGCCATGGATCCTGCACATCAGACCGCGGCTGGCGCGGCCTTGCGCCGTGGGCTGGAAGATCTGGATAAACGCCAGGGCTGGCGCGGCCCTGTGGAGCAGCTTGATTCTGCAAAACAAAAAGAATTTCTGGCGAAGAACCAGTTTTCTCCCCTTGATCTCGCTGGCGGCGACTGGGTGAAAGCCCTCGTGACCGCCGTGGACACCAAGGAAGTCAAAGTGGCTCTGGGCCAGGGCTATACGGGTATTGTGCCGGTTTCGGCCATGTCCTGGGCGCGCAAGCCCAACCCCAAGGTTGCGGCTGCCAACGCGCCAGCCATCAAAGACCCTCGACAGGTGGTGGCGGTTGGCGATGTGATATGGGTTTCCGCCGAAGAAATCACGGTTACGGAAACCAATGCCAAGGGTCGTAAAGAGCAGAAAACCATTCCTTTTGATTCCTCTGCGGTCAAAAAGAATACCCCCATCCATCTGCGCTTGCAGCAAGACCCGCTGGTGCAGGGGGCCATTGCCTCCGTGGAACCGCAGAGCGGCGACGTTGTGGCCCTTATCGGCGGCTACCAGTTTGGCGACAGCCACTTTAACCGCGCAACCCAGGCACGCCGTCAGCCCGGCTCCAGCTTCAAGCCAGTGGTCTATTCCACGGCCATGGACTTTGGCTTTACGCCCGCCTCCACGGTGCTGGACGCCCCCTTTGTGTATGTGAACCCTTACACCAATGAAGTGTGGCGGCCCTCAAACTACGAGCATAACTACAAGGGCGAATTGCCCCTGCACACGGCTCTGGCCCTTTCGCGCAATACCTGCACCGTGCGCGTGGCGCAGCAGGTTGGCATAGCCAATGTCGTGCAGCGCGCCAAGGCTCTGGGGCTTGAACCGCACTTTCCGCAGGAGCTGGCCATCAGCCTCGGCGCTGTGGCCGTGTCGCCGCTTAACCTTACGCAGGCCTACGCAGCCTTTGCCAACCAGGGGTTGGGGGTGCGCCCGCGCATCATCACCTCCATCAGCGACCCGCAGGGCCGGGTGCTCTACAGGCAGGAAGTGGAACACTGGCAGGCCGTCAGCCCACAGAACGCCTATATTATGGACACCCTGCTCAAGGAAGTTGTCAATTCCGGCACAGGCGGACGCGCCAAGATCGAAGGGCGCATCATAGCGGGTAAAACCGGCACCACCAACGATGAACGCGATGCGTGGTTCATGGGTTTTTCGCCCTATCTCGTGACCGGCGTCTACGTGGGCTACGATCAGGTGCAAAGCCTTGGCCGTCTTGAGCAGGGCGGGCGCACTGCCGCCCCCATCTTCCGCTACTACCGCAGTGAGGTGGAAGACCGGTATCCCAAGGACGACTTTGTAATGCCCGAGGGCATTGTGATGGCCGATGGCCTGGCCTTCAAGGCCGACCAGCCCATGCAGGGCGCATCAGCCACCTCCCCCACCACAGCCGATGGGACGGCAGTGGATACCTCGGAAGGCGGCGAAGACCTGATGCGCCAGATGTTCTAA
- a CDS encoding nitrate/nitrite transporter translates to MVPVYYWLPALGCLGMGFMFLNVSAVAEQFRSLFSLNYAGLGVFLSAPFWAHTLVQVPAGLVVDRLGTLRTLALSALLCAAGGFVPLLLPHSMVLAVCMRMLIGLATGLLFLSMVSAVKTLCPPAFMSRAQGLQGAAFSLGTMVPFIVLPYFGENGWAAAYILGGLMSVALLASLLCPPLAPLRRETGTKPSSAGNVLRVMGQVARNRRLWFIGCCHGFSFGTITALGNWLSMMLADSASSGAVAGSSGAEAWALPTSLVLLAGTMARIAGGELGRALPKQKLLVGLVLGIGLFYLLLALAGSTWMLLACAFALAVCCGGTYASVFTLTIEAAGASHTATGIGFMSMLANCVNVGLILLLGVVREYLGGFAPALALCSVCVLLLLLWGRSIKWQCREE, encoded by the coding sequence ATGGTTCCCGTTTATTACTGGCTTCCTGCTCTGGGCTGTCTGGGCATGGGTTTTATGTTTCTGAACGTATCTGCCGTGGCGGAGCAGTTCAGGAGTCTTTTCAGCCTCAATTACGCAGGGCTTGGTGTTTTTCTCAGCGCGCCCTTTTGGGCGCACACGCTGGTGCAGGTTCCTGCGGGCCTTGTGGTGGACAGGCTGGGCACACTGCGCACACTGGCTCTCTCGGCTCTTTTGTGCGCCGCTGGCGGCTTTGTGCCATTGCTCCTGCCGCATAGCATGGTTCTGGCCGTGTGTATGCGCATGCTCATCGGGCTGGCTACGGGCTTGCTGTTTCTTTCAATGGTTTCCGCCGTCAAGACCCTGTGCCCTCCGGCCTTCATGAGCCGGGCGCAAGGCTTGCAGGGCGCGGCATTCAGCCTGGGAACAATGGTTCCCTTTATCGTGCTGCCATATTTTGGCGAAAACGGCTGGGCGGCGGCCTATATTCTGGGTGGCCTTATGTCCGTGGCCTTGCTGGCTTCGCTCTTGTGCCCGCCCCTTGCGCCGCTGCGCCGCGAAACCGGAACAAAACCAAGCTCTGCGGGCAATGTGCTGCGCGTGATGGGGCAGGTGGCGCGCAACAGGCGGCTGTGGTTTATCGGCTGCTGCCACGGATTTTCTTTCGGCACCATCACGGCTCTGGGCAACTGGCTTTCCATGATGCTGGCAGACAGTGCCAGTTCTGGGGCCGTTGCAGGCAGCAGTGGCGCAGAAGCCTGGGCATTGCCCACAAGCCTTGTGCTGCTGGCGGGTACAATGGCGCGGATTGCTGGCGGCGAACTTGGCCGCGCCTTGCCCAAGCAGAAACTGCTTGTGGGTCTTGTGCTCGGCATCGGGCTTTTTTATCTGCTTCTGGCTCTGGCGGGCAGCACATGGATGCTGCTGGCCTGCGCCTTTGCACTGGCCGTGTGCTGTGGCGGCACCTATGCCTCGGTTTTTACCCTGACCATTGAGGCCGCTGGGGCCAGCCATACGGCAACAGGCATTGGCTTCATGTCCATGCTTGCCAACTGCGTGAATGTGGGCCTGATTCTGCTGCTGGGCGTGGTGCGCGAATACTTGGGCGGCTTTGCTCCGGCGCTGGCGCTTTGCAGCGTGTGCGTGCTGCTCCTGCTTTTGTGGGGTCGCTCCATCAAGTGGCAATGCCGGGAAGAGTAA
- a CDS encoding LarC family nickel insertion protein translates to MLLYLDCSGGISGDMTLAALAHLGVDYAPLAAVLARAGVDCRIDARGETRSGGPGQMVAVSWNAGGQPLRHPADIAAIFEKVDVSPGVRSRALAALNALTEAEAYAHQIAPAEVHFHEVGAIDTLVDILGAAYAVEALGVNRICASPLPWFSGSVECAHGRIPLPAPATAYLMRGKPVFATDAREELVTPTGAALVHALVDQFVPGPDGIAVALGTGYGSRPAPTGLRAWLVEDGAGGADHVLGGREKVMQFESHIDHLSGEDLGMALEALSAMPEVLDVLWLPGVGKKNRPAGLLRVLCLPGQRDCVENAVLRHTHTLGLREQTLDRVVAPRRAVSVEMAGQSLAAKEYSIEGQTYVRPEADALKAAARLSGVGVPALRNACAKN, encoded by the coding sequence ATGCTTTTATATCTTGATTGCTCTGGCGGCATCAGCGGGGATATGACCCTTGCGGCCCTTGCGCACCTTGGGGTGGATTATGCCCCGCTGGCTGCTGTTCTGGCCCGCGCTGGCGTGGATTGCCGCATTGACGCCCGGGGCGAAACACGGTCCGGCGGGCCGGGTCAGATGGTTGCCGTAAGCTGGAATGCCGGAGGGCAGCCTCTACGGCATCCGGCGGATATCGCCGCCATATTTGAAAAGGTTGACGTTTCGCCCGGTGTGCGCAGCCGCGCGCTGGCAGCCCTGAACGCGCTGACCGAGGCCGAGGCGTACGCGCACCAGATTGCCCCGGCTGAGGTGCACTTTCACGAGGTGGGGGCCATCGATACCCTTGTGGATATTCTGGGTGCGGCATATGCCGTGGAGGCCTTGGGCGTGAACCGGATATGTGCCTCGCCGCTGCCCTGGTTTTCCGGCAGTGTGGAGTGCGCCCACGGGCGCATCCCGCTGCCAGCGCCCGCAACGGCCTACCTTATGCGCGGCAAGCCGGTTTTTGCCACAGATGCGCGCGAGGAGCTTGTTACGCCCACGGGCGCAGCCCTGGTGCACGCCCTGGTAGACCAGTTTGTTCCCGGCCCGGATGGCATTGCCGTTGCGCTTGGCACAGGCTACGGCTCCCGCCCCGCGCCCACGGGCCTGCGGGCGTGGCTTGTGGAAGACGGCGCAGGCGGCGCTGACCATGTGCTTGGCGGGCGCGAGAAGGTTATGCAGTTCGAGAGCCATATTGATCACCTCAGCGGCGAAGACCTGGGTATGGCGCTGGAGGCGCTCTCCGCCATGCCGGAGGTTCTTGACGTGCTGTGGCTGCCGGGTGTGGGCAAGAAAAACCGCCCAGCCGGATTGCTGCGAGTGCTGTGCCTGCCCGGGCAGAGAGATTGTGTGGAAAATGCCGTGTTGCGCCACACCCATACGCTGGGTCTGCGCGAACAGACGCTTGATCGCGTGGTTGCGCCGCGTCGCGCCGTTTCAGTGGAGATGGCGGGGCAGAGCCTTGCAGCCAAGGAGTATTCTATTGAAGGGCAAACGTATGTGCGCCCCGAGGCAGACGCGCTCAAGGCCGCAGCCCGGCTTAGCGGCGTGGGCGTCCCGGCCCTGCGCAATGCGTGCGCCAAAAACTGA
- a CDS encoding TusE/DsrC/DsvC family sulfur relay protein, whose product MAEITYKGKSFEVDEDGFLLRFDDWCPEWMDYVKESEGISEINADHQKILDFLQDYYKKNGIAPMVRILSKNTGYKLKEVYELFPSGPGKGACKMAGLPKPTGCV is encoded by the coding sequence ATGGCTGAGATCACCTATAAAGGTAAAAGCTTTGAAGTTGACGAAGACGGTTTCCTTCTGCGTTTTGACGACTGGTGCCCCGAATGGATGGACTATGTGAAGGAATCCGAAGGCATCTCTGAGATCAATGCTGATCACCAGAAGATCCTTGACTTCCTGCAGGACTACTACAAGAAGAACGGCATCGCCCCCATGGTCCGTATTCTTTCCAAGAACACCGGCTACAAGCTGAAGGAAGTGTACGAACTCTTCCCCTCCGGCCCCGGCAAAGGCGCCTGCAAAATGGCCGGCCTGCCCAAGCCCACTGGCTGCGTGTAG